One genomic window of Anthonomus grandis grandis chromosome 3, icAntGran1.3, whole genome shotgun sequence includes the following:
- the LOC126734470 gene encoding probable cysteine--tRNA ligase, mitochondrial: MNITDIDDKIIAKAQELNSPYQQIAQKYEKLFWKDLDDLKIDKPNVVLRVTENIPLIIDFINNLKSKGLAYKSMDNSVYFDSSNCHHKPGKLQAIGTTPSEQTNPYKKLPEDFALWKAVKSELEPCFDSPWGKGRPGWHTECSALASYVFGSKIDIHAGGLDLRFPHHENEEIQSCVFHDTLQWVNYWLHIGPLYVSDSIKMSKSLKNTVSIQEMLNKTNADVFRLACAMTQYHKPMEYSNDLLLTAKNLLNSYNNFFSICNDISSGLLKPALNSDVLQVSLTQLAVDIHGALSDDFNTPQVFHAINKAINTVNKMVHGATTSQIKFNNGIHYLLGISRLILKTLNMFGVDASDKKYKVKTEDSSDIVNTFVQFRQDVRNIGLSSHNKEILQLCDNVRDKLRSSGINIKDHKNVSSWSR; the protein is encoded by the coding sequence ATGAACATAACTGATATAGatgataaaataattgcaaaagCCCAGGAGCTAAACAGTCCTTATCAAcaaattgcacaaaaatatgaaaagttgTTTTGGAAAGAtttggatgatttaaaaattgataaacctAATGTGGTTCTTCGAGTAACTGAAAATATCCCACtaataatagattttattaacaATCTAAAGAGCAAAGGTTTGGCATATAAATCtatggataattctgtttatttTGATTCTTCAAATTGTCATCATAAGCCTGGCAAATTGCAAGCCATTGGAACCACTCCTTCAGAGCAAACCAATCCATACAAAAAGCTTCCAGAGGATTTTGCTCTATGGAAGGCAGTCAAATCTGAATTGGAGCCTTGTTTTGATAGTCCATGGGGGAAAGGTAGACCAGGATGGCATACTGAATGTTCAGCTCTAGCTTCTTATGTCTTTGGTTCAAAAATTGATATTCATGCCGGCGGACTTGATTTGAGGTTTCCCCATCATGAAAATGAAGAGATTCAGAGTTGTGTTTTTCATGATACACTACAGTGGGTAAATTACTGGTTACATATAGGACCATTGTATGTAAGTGACTctattaaaatgtcaaaaagtttgaaaaatacTGTTTCTATTCaagaaatgttaaataaaactaatgctGATGTATTTCGACTTGCCTGTGCTATGACTCAGTATCATAAGCCTATGGAGTATagtaatgatttattattaactgcAAAGAATTTACTAAATtcatacaataattttttttctatttgtaatGATATTAGTTCTGGTCTTCTGAAACCTGCATTAAATAGTGATGTTCTACAGGTATCTCTTACACAGTTAGCAGTAGATATTCATGGTGCTCTTTCAGATGATTTTAATACACCTCAAGTTTTTCATGCTATTAATAAGGCTATTAATACTGTCAATAAAATGGTTCATGGTGCAACAACTTCACagataaaattcaataatggaATTCATTATCTTTTAGGAATTAGTAGGCtaatcttaaaaactttaaacatgTTTGGTGTTGATGcaagtgataaaaaatataaggtgAAAACTGAGGATTCCTCTGATATTGTTAATACCTTTGTACAGTTTAGGCAAGATGTTAGGAATATAGGTTTAAGTAGTCATAATAAAGAAATTCTCCAACTTTGTGATAATGTAAGAGATAAGTTGAGAAGTTCcggaataaatattaaagatcATAAAAATGTCTCCTCTTGGAGTagataa